The genomic segment CGACGTGGTGCTGCCGCCCGGGGTGCTCGCCCACCGCGCCGACGGATCGACCGGCACCATGGTCTTCCTGCACAACCTGGGCCCGGACGACGCGACGGTGGATCTGGGCTCACTCTACGAGGAGGCCGACCTGCCGATCGACGTGTTGACCGACCGGCGTTACCGGCCGGTGGGCAAGCTCGACGAGCTGCAGGTGGCCGGCTACGGCTACCGGTGGATCCGGCTCTGTCGGGGAGACGCGGTGAGCTGACCCGGCCGCCGGTCAGCGTCTGGCGCGGGTGCGGCGCAGCCAGAGCAGCCCGATCACCGGCAGCACCAGGGGAATGAAGCCGTATCCGCGCCCGAAGTCGGACCAGACGGTGTCGTCGGGGAACAGCTGCGGCTCGACCCGGCTCAGCGCCCCCACCACGAGCACTCCGGCCAGCTCGACGGCGCAGCAGCCGAACGCGACCCGCCGACCGGTCGGGGTGTCCCGGGCCAGCCCGACGGTGGCGACCACGTAGATCACCGCCGCCAGCGCGGAGAGCAGGTACGCCACCGGGGCCTCGTCGAACCGGGTGGCGATCTGCAGCCCGGCCCGGGAGCTGGCGGCGATGGCGAACAGCAGGTACACGGCGACCAGTGCCCGCCCCGGCCCCCGGTTGGTGGGCCGCCGGTCAGCCACCGGCGACCTGCCAGGTCTGCTGGAGCCGGACCACGACGACCGGGATGACCAGGCAGACCACCGTCACGATCACCGAACCCCAGCGGGTCGGCTCCATCCGGGCCAGCACGGCCGCCAGCGGCGGCAGGCAGACCAGGGTGACCAGGTAGCCGACGAAGGTGCCGACCTCGGCCGGACCGTCGCCGCCGGCCCAGGCCACCAGGGCGGCGGCGGTGAGCACCAGCAGCGCCGCCTCGACGACGGCCAGCCCGATCAGCTGGCCGCGGTCCGGCGGCCGGTTGCGCACCGTCGCCAGCAGGCCCCACCCGGCGAGTACGAGGGAAGCGACGATCGCGATCGTCACCAGCAGGCCGTTCACGGCGACAGCCTACTAAGCCCTGTCGTAGAGCCGGCCGGCACGTACGATCGGTGCCGTGCGTGGCACCGAGGCGGCCGATGATGGTCGATGAGACGCTCGCCCGGATCAACGAGGGCGTCCAGCTGCACCACCAGCAGGGCCGGCCCGACGCCGCTCGGGAACTGTTCGCGCAGGTCTGGGCGGAGATCGGCGGCGAGCGGGGTGACCCCCTGCACGTCTGCGTCCTCGCGCACTCGATGGCCGACGTGCAGGACGACGTCCACCAGGAGTTGAGCTGGGACCAGCGGGCGCTGGCGGCGGCCGACCTGCTCACCGACGACCGGCTCGCCCAGGCCGGGGTGCCGATGTCGGTGGCCGCACTGTACCCGTCGCTGCACCTCAACCTGGGGGAGTGCCACCGCAGGCTCGGCGATCCCGAGCGGGCCCGCGAGTGCCTGGAGCGCGCGCGGGCGGGGATCGGCGCGCTCGGCGACGACGACTACGGCCGGCTGATCAAGGGTGGTCTGGAACGACTGGCGCAGCAGTTGGCCGCCGGCCCGCCGGGCGGCGACGAGATCTGACAGTAACCGCGTGCCCCTGGTTCTGTCATCAATGCGCATCTATCATCAAGCTCGTTCACCGACGGGTCGCCGTGGGGAGTCGGGCAGACATGGACGCTACGGGCATCTGGGTGCTGCTGGTGGCGGGCGGCTTCGTCGTACTGGCATTCCTGGGTCTCGCCGTGCTGGGCCGGCCGCCGCGCCCGCCCCGTCCGGACCCGACCCGGCTGGCGGCCGAGGCCGACGAGCTTGGTGCGCACGCCGCCGCCGCCGAGGCCGAGGCGGCCCGGGCGGCGGCCGCCGCGGTCGAGGCGCGGGCGGCGGCGCTCACCGCCGAACAGACCCGCGACGCGGCGTGGACCGCCCAGGAGGCCGCCGAACTGGCGTACGACCGGGCGCTGCGGGCGGCGGTGGCCGGCCGCGACGCGGACCGGCGCCGCGCGGCCGAGCCGGCCGGCCGCGCCGTCGAGCGGGAACGGGCGGTGTCCCGGGCCGCGCTCTCGGCCTACCGGCGGGGCGACATCTCGGTCCGGGAACTGCAGGAGGTGTTCCGGCGGACCGGCGACTGGGACCCGGCCCAGCAGGAGCGGGAGCGGGCCGCGGACCGGTGCCGGATCGACCGGGCCACCGCCCGGCGCGAGTACGACCGGGCGGCGGCTGCCGCCCGGCGGGCCGACCAGGCGGCGCGGGTCGCGGAGGTGGCGGCGCAGGCTCTGGTCGACGAGGCGGCCTCCTCCGCCGCCGAGGCGGAGGAGGCGCTGCTGGCCGTGCGGCAGCTCACCGCCCGCCGCCGCACGTTCCGCCGGAGCAGCTGACAGCGGC from the Solwaraspora sp. WMMD1047 genome contains:
- a CDS encoding tetratricopeptide repeat protein translates to MMVDETLARINEGVQLHHQQGRPDAARELFAQVWAEIGGERGDPLHVCVLAHSMADVQDDVHQELSWDQRALAAADLLTDDRLAQAGVPMSVAALYPSLHLNLGECHRRLGDPERARECLERARAGIGALGDDDYGRLIKGGLERLAQQLAAGPPGGDEI